From the genome of Ziziphus jujuba cultivar Dongzao chromosome 4, ASM3175591v1:
aaaaattaaaaagaagtcTCTTTTCAAATAACACCCAATCATAAAAAGTCTAAACAAAAGAAGTCTCTCCTTTCAAATAACACCCAatcaaaaaaaaatctaaaaacatgaaattcctttttgttttcctaCTAGGAAAGATAAACCAAAGATGTAAGATTTCTATAGAATTTCCGACTCTTGCCGTAAAAGTAACGTTGgcgatcttatatatatatatatatatatacacattgtcTCGCTGAACAAACTATTAAACGAATCACAgcagaaaggaaaaaataataataatataataataccgAGAAGAAGATTTGTAGGAGGatcaagaggaagaagaaggtcAATCAACAAAAGAATTCGAAGAAAAGTTAATATCGGCGGAAGAGAGACATGGATCCGGGTCTTTGTGCAAATGGGTGTGGGTTTTATGGATCTGCAGAGAAAAGAAACTTGTGCTCCAAGTGCTACTCAATTTTTCTCAAAGACCACACGATTTCTAAATCAAAAGCAAACATTGATCTCCAACAAGAAAACGACAACACGAAACAGCCATTAATAATTCTGAAGGAAAACAATGATCAAGTCAGAGCTCATGATAATTCAGAGAAACAAACATGTGGTGATATAAAGAGGTGCAAGACCTGCAACAAGAAAGTGGGTCTGACCGGATTCAAGTGCCGCTGTGGCGATGTTTTCTGCAGCCGCCATCGATTCCCGGAACAACACGCTTGCAAAGTCGATTACAAGTCGGCCGGCCGGCAAATTTTGGCCAAACAAAATCCGGTTTGCAAGGCTGATAAGTTGGACTACAGGGTTTAATAAGTTTGTTTATTAGGGTGATATATGGGGTTGTCTTCTATTGGCATgcaatttaatttgtttgtattcattcaccaaaaaaatttaatttgtctaTATTGTATATAGtactatttttaaaagaaaatattgtgTAATTTCAGAATAATATGAAATTCCCAAATACATAgctataacaaaataatttcctctattttgaatttttgttttgttttcttatttatttatttatttatatttttgtaatcaCGCCCCTAATTTttagattataaaaattattgtaatcttGAGCGATAAACtgttcccccccaaaaaaaaaaaaaaaggacccttgaccaataaataaatataatatctaaataaatagtctctttttttttttaagatatcaagtaaaagaaattaaactaaaaaaatttaaaaaatattaaaataataaggaGATGATAAAATTTAGATTCCATAAAAAACTTATTagctaaatttgaattttcccAGCGTATTTTACAACATGTCTCAAATTGTTCCTTGTATGTTAAAAAAGGATcataaattatttcattttatttttctttgttacttttatttaaaaaaaaaaaaaaacaaaaacaacaattaaagTCCATGTTTAAAAACCGCTGcaagtaaaaattaattttcttaaggccatagtaaattattattttattttatatccaaAATTATGACACCGacttttgaaatattatattgtttgtAACTCCAATAAACTTGATCAAAATAGTTGTAAATTTACTCTCATATAAAGTAATGAAAACTGTGAATGATTAATATCTTCAAATTCATTTCGTCAATTACATATTTAGATTTAACtgataaattttatcaaaaaagaaaaacccctTAATgagaaaaacaatatatatatatatatatatatatatttttttttttttcaaaaaaataacaatatgagaattttttattttttatttttaaataatttagtgGTTTGCTGAAGAAGCtctcctttctttttgtttgtgttGAATGAAATGCCAAATCGAAAGGCGGGAAAAAAATGGTGGGGAGGAGGGAAACCCAGGGGTAAAATCGAGAATTCGAAATCAAAATCAATAACACAACAGCACTCTTCGCCCTCTCCTCCGGTGTGTACTACGCGCCGAGACAGAAAAACATGAAGATCGAAGCCAAAAAATCCTTCATCGAAATCCAAgatgacgacgacgacgacgacgacgacttCCTTTCTCAGGTGGCGGCGGTCGAGGCCCACGCGCTTGCCAACAAGCGCCGGAAAGTCACGCTGTCCCAAAATGCCGCCGTTCCTAATTCCCGGGCGAATCATATTCAGGCCAAAGACGACGCCATGGTCGACGGTTTGTACACAGCGGCTCTCAAAGGAAACAAAACCCTCAACTTGCAGAGCACGAGCTCTCATCCTGGAAGAAGAGTCAAGGTTGTTGCCACCGAAAACGACAACGTTTTTGGCGGTGACCATCGATCAAACGATGGCAATTCGTGCTTCAAATGCGGCAAAGTGGGACACTGGGCCCGCGATTGCGATGCTACCGGAGGAGGAGGAGGGCAGTTTGGTAATTATGTTGGTGACCCGTCGATTCCTGAGAAAACTTGTCCCTGTGGATCAGGGACCTGTTTGGTTCTGACCGCAAATACCGAGAAGAATAGGGGTCGGAAGTTTTACAAATGCCCCATTCGACAGGTTCATTACTCGTTTTCCAGTTCCCAGAATCACCCATACCCAATCAACCTACTTAGCTAGTAACTTTGTAGATTCTTTTGAGTATTTTTCTATACCAATGTTTTGCTTTTCCGTGCATGTTTCTGGCAAAATTGGACTTTTTCATGTTtgataattcataaataagctCCAAAGAAACAACCCAAATAACCGAATATGAATATCATAAAATGAACTATATGTTAGCAAGAAGTTTTGGGTTATGAACAATTTCATGGATGGATGCCTCGTTTGTATTTGTTTGGACAGGAAAATGGGGGTTGTGGCTTCTTTGAGTGGGTTGACAATGCTTCTGGAGCCAATTTCATGGCCGGTGGTGAGGCCCAAAACAATTATGCATCTGATTCTTCCTACCCTGATCTTCAATGCCCCTGTGGTGCTGGTTTTTGCCTCATCTTAACGGCAAAAACAGGCAAAAATGCTGGCCAGCAATTCTATCGGTGTCCTTTAAGCCAGGTAATAGTGATATATTTATTGAAGCTAAGGTTCTCATTCAGTTTCATGTGCATATGATGCTGTTAACCTTAAAACACTTGCATTGTTTTACCGAAAGGTTTTTCCATGTTGGAAGtgttttttttcatatgcagtCTTCTCTTTTGTCTATGTGGGTATAAATATTTCTTTGTCGGTTTAAGTAATTTTTGTGACTTCAAAATCAGAGTCACTACACTCTTCAGTGACTTGCACAGTGAAAGAGCTGCTGGGTTGCTTCTAGTTAGCAACTACTTAAGTCGTAGTCAGATTGGTTAATTATCGCAAGAACATGAGCTTCTTGCTTTTTCATGACGTTGTTTGTTGTTGGCCGTTACCAAACAAGTATGGAGATTATAGTTTTGATGTGAATAGATAGAAGGTCTGAATATACTCATGTGAAGGGGAATGGAGGGGATATACTGACGAATTGATTGTGTGAATCGTATAGGAGACAACAGTAATGACATACAAAGCATCTTTCTTTGAAAATCAAAGTGAATTCTATTAACTATGAAGAAGAGCTTACCAACTGAAGAAGTACATACCAACTTCCAAAAAACACATGGATGAAAAAGCATTTATAATTTCTTTGTCAGTATCATCCTTCTCAAGCTGAACAGAAAATGTAGCGATTCTTTTAGTTGCATCATGAAGCTTTGCAACTAGGAGAGAAGAATATTTGATAACTATGGAGATTATGACCTGAGAAACGTAATGTTTTGGATAAAATGGATCACAAAATTCTGCTCTTTTTAGTCACCCCTCACTTGGTAATTGTTAGCTGTTAGATCATTTCAATAATCTTGCCAACGGATCTCAAGTGATATCTCAAATAAACTTTTGTGTAAGAGGATTGGGTATAAGAGTTCTTGCAGAACTACTAAAAGCAGTATGTAGTTCACATATGAtttagaagaaaacaaaaacaaaacgcaaatgaaaatgaaatgaaaaagtgAAGGTAAATTTGGAAGGTTAGAAGCTacaatttggaaaaataaacatTTCTTTGCTGAATTCTGTGTCAACTTGCGACTTGGATTTAAAAATAAGTGTGTGATTTTCAGTTAGATTGGTACTACTTCCTGATGCAAACAAATGTTTTCTGAGAATAATGCTTTGTTTTCTTGCCTTCTGCCCCCTTATCCCCTCAAACTTAATAAAGATGAAAGGAACTCTGCTACTGCTAGTATGTACATTTTATTGATAACTATACCTGAATGGAGCATAAATCTTTGCTTGGTTATCAATTTTCTTACCGTATAGGGAGGTTCATGCAATTTCTTCAAGTGGTGCAATGAGTCTACTGCATCAGCTGGTCTTCCCGTCAGTGCCTCTAAGGTCCATTATAATAATGCAAgtgatgaaaaaaacaaaagctacAGTGTTAGAACTGGTTCTTCCTGTTTCAAATGTGGAAAGGAAGGGCACTGGGCGAAAGACTGTTCCATCC
Proteins encoded in this window:
- the LOC107405257 gene encoding putative zinc finger A20 and AN1 domain-containing stress-associated protein 8 — protein: MDPGLCANGCGFYGSAEKRNLCSKCYSIFLKDHTISKSKANIDLQQENDNTKQPLIILKENNDQVRAHDNSEKQTCGDIKRCKTCNKKVGLTGFKCRCGDVFCSRHRFPEQHACKVDYKSAGRQILAKQNPVCKADKLDYRV
- the LOC107405261 gene encoding uncharacterized protein LOC107405261 isoform X2, with protein sequence MKIEAKKSFIEIQDDDDDDDDDFLSQVAAVEAHALANKRRKVTLSQNAAVPNSRANHIQAKDDAMVDGLYTAALKGNKTLNLQSTSSHPGRRVKVVATENDNVFGGDHRSNDGNSCFKCGKVGHWARDCDATGGGGGQFGNYVGDPSIPEKTCPCGSGTCLVLTANTEKNRGRKFYKCPIRQENGGCGFFEWVDNASGANFMAGGEAQNNYASDSSYPDLQCPCGAGFCLILTAKTGKNAGQQFYRCPLSQAIFSKRSMGSKILQRRKQLMDTNFSVFHLDIYFLFS
- the LOC107405261 gene encoding uncharacterized protein LOC107405261 isoform X1, which codes for MKIEAKKSFIEIQDDDDDDDDDFLSQVAAVEAHALANKRRKVTLSQNAAVPNSRANHIQAKDDAMVDGLYTAALKGNKTLNLQSTSSHPGRRVKVVATENDNVFGGDHRSNDGNSCFKCGKVGHWARDCDATGGGGGQFGNYVGDPSIPEKTCPCGSGTCLVLTANTEKNRGRKFYKCPIRQENGGCGFFEWVDNASGANFMAGGEAQNNYASDSSYPDLQCPCGAGFCLILTAKTGKNAGQQFYRCPLSQGGSCNFFKWCNESTASAGLPVSASKVHYNNASDEKNKSYSVRTGSSCFKCGKEGHWAKDCSIPSINSSTGFGGRSVSLGTCSKCGKPGHWARDCSFC